A part of Fusarium graminearum PH-1 chromosome 3, whole genome shotgun sequence genomic DNA contains:
- a CDS encoding pre-mRNA splicing factor cwc15: MTTAHRPTFDPARGKEALRGPAYHQRLLPAHTQLKYRQAGQGGDADEPTRDLAAELLAAEATHFTKKNGAPALIDDADEDDEASVSGGAKRALPSGDGEGEDLEAKRRRILAETRDIDADDDSEEDEEDSDDDDDSDDDSDAELQRELDRVRREREERKKKEEAERLKEEEDARERNIALGNPLLNKQDFNMKRRWDDDVVFKNQARGTEEKGKKKEFVNDLLRSDFHRRFMSKYVR, translated from the exons ATGACTACCGCTCACAGACCTACATTCGATCCG GCCCGTGGCAAAGAAGCCCTCCGTGGCCCTGCCTACCATCAACGCCTTCTACCAGCCCATACCCAACTGAAGTATCGTCAGGCTGGTCAAGGTGGCGACGCTGACGAACCTACCCGCGACCTCGCTGCCGAGCTCCTCGCCGCTGAAGCCACCCatttcaccaagaagaacggtgCCCCTGCCCTGATCGACGATGccgatgaagacgacgaggccAGCGTTTCTGGTGGCGCCAAACGAGCGCTTCCAAGCGGCgatggagagggagaggatTTAGAAGCGAAGCGACGACGGATATtagcagagacaagagatATCGATGCCGATGACGACAgtgaggaggacgaggaggatagcgacgacgacgatgatagcGATGATGATTCCGATGCGGAACTACAGAGAGAGCTTGATCGCGTGCGAagagagcgagaagagagaaagaagaaagag GAGGCAGAGCGactcaaagaagaagaggatgccCGAGAACGAAACATTGCGCTTGGAAATCCTCTCCTCAACAAGCAAGATTTCAACATGAAGCGCCGTTGGGACGATGATGTGGTCTTCAAGAACCAAGCTCGTGGCAcagaggagaagggcaagaagaaggagttcGTAAAC GATCTCCTCCGTTCCGATTTCCACAGACGCTTCATGAGCAAGTACGTTAGATAA